The Tigriopus californicus strain San Diego chromosome 5, Tcal_SD_v2.1, whole genome shotgun sequence genome includes a region encoding these proteins:
- the LOC131881273 gene encoding transmembrane protein 267-like — MLSLWVIGITFVNTLLLALICLSGDWLCGLQSVKGHPWSAALVDNGVHAVIGWASWALILLGSTTSVHRVLDLLSSTAYSRIHLWKFYEIGLCGLIASLVDLDHFVEARSWHIEKATKLNHRPFLHNSGIPILVLLFCLLFGALFSNVFVERAGFIVFVAMMSHHLRDAWRRGLWLPLIGDAIPIPYSFYILLVCVMPNFIRLYFMWRGFYFEKALSSFGHEDTNSTASLNIMNNSTYQDV, encoded by the exons ATGCTAAGTCTGTGGGTCATCGGCATCACCTTTGTCAACACGCtcttgttggccttgatctGTCTGAGCGGCGATTGGCTCTGCGGTCTCCAGTCCGTCAAAGGCCATCCCTGGTCAGCCGCATTGGTGGATAATGGCGTCCACGCCGTGATTGGCTGGGCCTCGTGGGCTCTGATTCTCCTGGGCTCCACCACTTCCGTTCACCGGGTCCTGGATCTGCTTTCCTCCACCGCTTACAGCCGCATTCATCTCTGGAAGTTCTACGAAATTGGCTTGTGCGGACTCATTGCCAGTTTGGTCGACTTGGATCACTTCGTTGAAGCCCGATCCTGGCACATTGAG AAAGCCACCAAACTGAATCACCGGCCTTTCCTCCACAATTCCGGGATCCCCATTCTGGTCCTGCTGTTCTGTCTGCTTTTTGGAGCCCTATTTTCCAACGTGTTCGTGGAGCGGGCGGGATTCATCGTGTTTGTGGCCATGATGAGTCATCACTTGCGTGACGCCTGGCGGCGTGGTCTATGGTTACCGCTCATTGGGGATGCCATTCCCATCCCATATTCATTTTACATCCTTCTGGTGTGTGTGATGCCCAATTTCATTCGATTGTACTTCATGTGGCGCGGATTCTACTTTGAGAAAGCGTTATCCAGTTTTGGACACGAGGACACCAACAGCACTGCATCACTCAACATCATGAATAACTCGACCTATCAGGATGTTTAA